From Dethiobacter alkaliphilus AHT 1, one genomic window encodes:
- a CDS encoding chromate transporter, which yields MKQNPYFQLFSTFFKIGATTFGGGYAMLPIIKREVVETHGWLHEDEFVDVLAVAQSSPGAVAINSAIFIGCKLHGYPGAVASMLGAVLPSFIVILTIAIFFARYTEIPVVAAAFAGIRPAVAALIAAAVLKIGKPVLKSRTQIIFALAFLILSSAFNVHPVAVIVLGAGSGLLLSYLSTEQDGEDNES from the coding sequence ATGAAGCAAAATCCTTACTTTCAACTGTTTAGCACATTCTTTAAAATAGGCGCCACCACTTTTGGCGGCGGGTATGCAATGCTGCCCATCATTAAACGGGAAGTGGTTGAGACCCATGGCTGGCTGCATGAAGACGAATTTGTGGACGTCCTGGCGGTAGCCCAGTCCTCCCCCGGAGCGGTGGCCATCAACTCGGCTATCTTTATCGGCTGCAAACTTCATGGCTACCCCGGAGCGGTGGCTTCCATGCTGGGGGCGGTACTGCCCTCGTTTATCGTCATTTTAACCATAGCTATCTTTTTTGCCCGCTATACAGAAATACCGGTGGTGGCCGCTGCTTTTGCCGGTATCCGCCCTGCTGTTGCCGCTCTCATTGCTGCGGCGGTTCTTAAAATCGGCAAGCCGGTCCTAAAAAGCCGGACACAAATAATTTTTGCCCTGGCCTTTCTAATCCTTTCCTCGGCTTTTAACGTCCATCCCGTGGCGGTTATTGTATTGGGTGCCGGCAGTGGACTGCTGCTGTCTTATTTGAGCACAGAGCAGGATGGGGAGGATAATGAGTCATGA
- a CDS encoding chromate transporter, which produces MIILQLYMAFLKIGMFSIGGGYVMLPLIQKEIIENYGWLTQTEFVDIIAIAEMTPGPVAINSATFIGYQTAGIWGAAFATAGVVTPSLVLMVLAAKMINRFYENRWVQAAFGGLRPAVIALIAGAAIYVAGTAITDYISVIFGLAAFALLIFTKLHPIVVLAISAVAGIIIYL; this is translated from the coding sequence ATGATTATATTGCAGCTTTATATGGCGTTTTTAAAAATCGGTATGTTCAGCATTGGCGGCGGTTATGTGATGCTGCCTTTAATTCAAAAGGAAATCATTGAAAACTACGGCTGGCTGACCCAGACAGAATTTGTGGATATCATCGCCATTGCCGAGATGACACCGGGTCCCGTGGCCATTAATTCTGCCACATTTATCGGTTATCAGACCGCCGGAATCTGGGGCGCCGCTTTTGCCACCGCCGGCGTGGTTACCCCTTCCTTAGTCCTGATGGTCTTAGCAGCAAAAATGATTAACCGCTTCTATGAAAACCGTTGGGTTCAGGCCGCATTTGGCGGCCTGCGCCCTGCCGTCATCGCTTTGATTGCCGGCGCCGCCATCTATGTGGCCGGCACCGCCATTACTGACTACATCTCAGTAATTTTCGGCCTGGCAGCGTTTGCCCTACTGATTTTTACCAAGCTCCATCCCATTGTGGTATTGGCCATTTCCGCGGTGGCGGGTATAATTATTTACTTATAA
- the amrA gene encoding AmmeMemoRadiSam system protein A, with protein sequence MGKVVHAGIYPHPPIIVPEVGGKEAEKVSATVDAMEEMARRVKGSGADTLVVISPHGPVFRDAVAMLAESTLSGSLARFGAPNVELKYHNDKHLLEAIEVEADRAGIRTAKITERKATAYGVQAVLDHGAMVPLYFLHKEGVRMPMVHITFGMLPAKQLFAFGQIIGKVLQRINRRAAVVISGDLSHRLTEDAPGGYSPDGQEFDRKLVDLLSDYDVPAVLSINHSLLESAGECGYRSILIGLGILDGKAVQPEILSYEGTFGVGYLVADLTPGVARKKEQTTPGESEHVRLARKTLETFVREKEIIPPPQDTPLRKEKAGVFVSLKIDGQLRGCIGTIEPVQKNLAEEIIENAISAGFYDPRFKPVTEEELPRLEYSVDVLSEPEEVSGPNDLDPKKYGVIVQSGGRKGLLLPDLEGVETVEHQLSIALQKAGISPGEKYSIYRFHVKRHSQGA encoded by the coding sequence GTGGGTAAAGTTGTTCATGCCGGAATTTATCCTCATCCGCCCATCATTGTTCCGGAAGTTGGCGGAAAAGAGGCCGAAAAAGTCTCCGCAACCGTAGACGCCATGGAGGAGATGGCCCGACGGGTGAAGGGAAGCGGCGCCGATACTTTGGTGGTAATTTCGCCGCACGGACCTGTTTTCCGTGATGCGGTGGCCATGTTGGCAGAGAGCACGCTAAGCGGATCGTTGGCACGGTTTGGGGCACCCAATGTAGAGCTTAAGTATCATAACGATAAACATCTGCTGGAAGCCATTGAGGTGGAAGCAGACCGGGCCGGTATCCGCACAGCCAAAATAACAGAACGAAAAGCCACAGCTTACGGAGTGCAGGCGGTTTTGGATCACGGTGCAATGGTCCCTCTCTACTTTTTACATAAAGAAGGGGTCCGCATGCCTATGGTACACATTACTTTTGGTATGCTGCCGGCAAAACAATTATTTGCCTTTGGACAAATTATCGGCAAAGTCCTGCAGCGCATCAACCGGAGGGCGGCAGTGGTTATAAGCGGCGACCTTTCCCACCGGTTAACCGAGGATGCACCGGGGGGATATTCCCCTGATGGGCAGGAATTTGACCGAAAGCTTGTTGATCTGCTATCCGACTATGATGTGCCGGCGGTCTTGTCCATTAACCACTCCCTGCTGGAGAGTGCCGGGGAATGCGGCTATCGCTCCATTTTAATCGGTCTGGGAATACTGGACGGCAAAGCTGTGCAACCGGAGATTCTCTCTTATGAAGGGACTTTCGGGGTGGGCTATCTGGTGGCCGATTTGACGCCGGGGGTGGCGCGCAAAAAAGAACAGACAACCCCGGGCGAAAGTGAGCACGTCCGCCTGGCCAGGAAAACACTGGAGACCTTTGTGCGGGAAAAAGAAATAATTCCTCCACCCCAAGATACTCCTTTGCGCAAAGAGAAAGCCGGCGTTTTTGTCTCTTTAAAAATAGATGGCCAGCTGCGTGGCTGCATTGGTACCATTGAGCCGGTACAGAAGAATCTGGCAGAGGAAATCATTGAAAATGCCATTTCCGCCGGATTTTATGATCCGCGGTTTAAGCCTGTCACAGAAGAAGAACTGCCCCGCCTTGAGTATTCGGTGGACGTGCTTTCTGAACCGGAAGAGGTTTCGGGACCCAATGACCTGGACCCGAAAAAATACGGTGTCATTGTCCAAAGCGGTGGTCGCAAGGGGCTGCTTTTGCCTGATCTGGAAGGAGTGGAAACGGTGGAGCACCAGCTAAGCATTGCTTTGCAAAAAGCCGGTATTTCCCCCGGTGAAAAGTATAGCATTTATCGTTTCCACGTAAAACGCCACAGTCAGGGGGCCTAG
- a CDS encoding CdaR family protein, producing the protein MMDRLLKNNTVVKVFAFFLALMLWLYVSGERALPDATLPVRNVPLNYRNLDDQLAIMQIPEEIDVVLRGRPNILQDLTPQSLNVYVDLQDLGEGRHSLTPRAEVPRGVHVSVFNPSQVQVELEEVESPQENVVLEIIGTPDPGFVMGEPRIIPDSVFVRGPRSVLAEVDRVLAIINVDGADGDRVQMVPVRAIDTMGQEVEGVVVNPGMVEVMIPFSEPQKTVPIRVPMDGEPAEGYQVKRTNLQPAEVTIQGSEENIAAIDEVVTERVDITDASDKLTFELSLIPPEGVELLYDGPVNAEIEIDQE; encoded by the coding sequence ATGATGGATCGCCTCCTGAAAAACAACACTGTCGTAAAAGTATTTGCTTTCTTTCTGGCGCTAATGCTGTGGCTTTATGTTTCCGGCGAGCGGGCGCTGCCCGATGCTACCCTGCCGGTTCGCAACGTACCCCTTAATTACCGCAATCTTGATGATCAGTTGGCGATAATGCAAATTCCTGAAGAAATAGACGTTGTTTTGCGCGGACGGCCCAATATTCTGCAGGATCTTACACCGCAAAGCCTTAACGTTTATGTGGATCTGCAGGACCTGGGAGAGGGCCGGCACAGTCTGACTCCCCGGGCGGAGGTGCCCCGCGGTGTGCATGTCAGTGTCTTTAATCCCTCGCAGGTGCAGGTGGAGTTGGAGGAAGTGGAATCACCTCAGGAAAATGTTGTCCTGGAGATTATCGGCACGCCGGATCCCGGCTTTGTGATGGGAGAGCCGCGCATCATTCCCGATTCTGTCTTTGTGCGCGGGCCGCGGTCAGTATTGGCTGAAGTGGACCGGGTACTGGCAATTATTAATGTGGATGGTGCAGACGGCGACCGGGTACAGATGGTCCCGGTGCGCGCCATTGATACTATGGGTCAGGAAGTAGAAGGCGTGGTGGTAAATCCCGGCATGGTGGAAGTGATGATCCCCTTCTCCGAGCCGCAAAAAACAGTTCCCATCCGGGTACCTATGGACGGAGAGCCGGCAGAGGGCTATCAGGTAAAAAGGACCAATCTGCAACCCGCTGAAGTGACTATACAGGGGTCGGAAGAAAACATTGCCGCAATTGATGAAGTTGTTACGGAGCGGGTTGATATCACCGATGCTTCGGACAAACTAACCTTTGAGCTTTCGCTGATACCGCCGGAAGGGGTGGAGCTGCTTTATGACGGCCCTGTAAACGCGGAAATAGAAATAGACCAGGAGTAG
- a CDS encoding N-acetylmuramoyl-L-alanine amidase — translation MRVTFYFTPKVDRRARILICLVLILAAVLLLQTVLGRSSTAMVSGLPLTGKTIVIDPGHGGYDPGVASNNITEKVVALGISVALRDYLQSAGARVVMTRETDRDLLVLPTAGPKKNQDMKNRLKIIEDANPDLLISVHANAISAPRWRGAQVFYRGDCEASRMLAQLLQQELIRVLENTNRKAKPGDYLVLNKSKVPGAMVETGFISNPEEAGLLSDPHYQSKVAWAMYVAINQYLDTTQ, via the coding sequence ATGCGTGTCACCTTTTATTTTACGCCTAAAGTAGACAGAAGAGCAAGGATTCTTATCTGCCTGGTGCTGATTCTGGCAGCGGTTCTGTTGCTGCAAACGGTTCTGGGGCGCAGCAGTACAGCGATGGTGTCAGGTTTGCCTCTGACAGGTAAAACCATTGTCATCGACCCGGGGCACGGAGGTTATGACCCTGGAGTAGCAAGCAATAATATCACAGAAAAAGTGGTGGCGCTGGGCATCTCGGTGGCATTGCGCGATTATTTGCAGTCTGCCGGCGCCCGCGTGGTAATGACACGGGAAACGGACCGGGACCTGTTGGTGCTGCCCACCGCCGGCCCCAAAAAGAATCAGGACATGAAAAACAGGTTGAAAATTATAGAGGATGCAAATCCGGACCTGTTAATCAGCGTCCATGCCAATGCCATTTCTGCCCCGCGCTGGCGGGGCGCCCAGGTCTTTTACAGGGGGGACTGTGAAGCCTCCCGGATGTTGGCTCAACTGCTTCAGCAGGAATTAATCCGTGTTTTGGAAAATACCAACCGCAAGGCTAAACCGGGTGATTATCTGGTCTTAAATAAATCAAAAGTGCCCGGTGCCATGGTGGAAACCGGTTTTATCTCAAATCCCGAAGAAGCCGGTCTGTTGAGTGACCCCCACTACCAATCCAAGGTGGCCTGGGCCATGTATGTGGCTATCAATCAGTATCTGGATACGACACAATAA
- the glmS gene encoding glutamine--fructose-6-phosphate transaminase (isomerizing), with product MCGIVGYIGGQQAYPILIEGLSKLEYRGYDSAGVALLDDSGVEIIKSVGRLQNLEEKVGNEVPAGTMGIGHTRWATHGRPCDENAHPHSDCSGQYVVIHNGIIENYHALREWLTSVGHTFRSETDTEVLAHLVEHYFQGDLKQTVRQVLEKVTGSYGIVVMSERDPDRLICARKDSPLIIGLGDGENFIASDIPALLKYTRDTIILEDGELAEVTRDSVVVEGSDGKQLQKEIYHVKWDAVAAEKEGYDHFMLKEIHEQPKAIRDTLRGRLTEGGLVNLAELNLAEDQIWQLRKIVMVACGTAYHAGLVGKYVFENLLRLPVEVDVASEFRYRDPLLGEDTLVVVISQSGETADTLAAMRLARQKGSPVVAITNVVGSTVSREADRVLYTWAGPEIAVASTKAYTTQLVVLYLLALQLGQTAGIVAEEEIKNMTEALQNIPADVERILEQEESVKDFANHIKDWEHAFFIGRGLDYAVALEGSLKLKEISYIHAEAYAAGELKHGTLALITENIPIIALATQPALYEKMWSNIKEVKARDAYVFGIVTAGDDETEKEVDVIFAIPKTIPILSPILSVIPLQLISYHASVLRGCDVDKPRNLAKSVTVE from the coding sequence ATGTGTGGAATTGTTGGCTATATCGGGGGGCAGCAAGCCTACCCCATTTTAATAGAGGGCTTATCAAAGCTGGAGTACCGTGGATATGATTCTGCAGGGGTAGCACTGCTGGATGACAGTGGCGTTGAAATTATCAAGTCGGTGGGTCGCCTACAGAATCTGGAAGAGAAAGTTGGTAATGAAGTGCCGGCCGGCACCATGGGAATCGGCCACACCCGGTGGGCAACCCACGGCCGTCCCTGTGATGAAAATGCTCATCCCCACAGTGACTGCTCCGGCCAATATGTGGTTATACACAACGGAATTATCGAAAACTATCATGCACTGCGGGAGTGGCTTACTTCCGTGGGTCATACTTTCCGTTCTGAAACAGATACGGAAGTGTTGGCTCATCTGGTGGAGCATTACTTCCAGGGCGATTTAAAACAAACGGTGCGTCAGGTTCTGGAGAAAGTGACCGGCTCTTATGGTATTGTTGTTATGAGTGAAAGGGATCCCGATCGCCTGATTTGTGCCCGTAAAGACAGTCCGCTTATCATCGGGCTGGGAGATGGTGAAAATTTTATTGCCTCCGACATCCCCGCCCTGCTGAAATATACCCGGGATACCATTATCCTGGAAGACGGTGAACTGGCGGAAGTAACCCGGGACAGTGTTGTTGTGGAAGGCAGTGACGGAAAGCAGCTGCAAAAAGAAATTTACCATGTTAAATGGGATGCTGTGGCAGCTGAAAAAGAAGGCTATGACCATTTCATGCTCAAGGAAATTCATGAGCAGCCCAAAGCAATTCGTGATACCCTGCGGGGTCGGCTCACCGAGGGCGGTTTGGTAAACCTGGCAGAACTAAATCTGGCTGAAGACCAAATCTGGCAACTGCGAAAAATTGTGATGGTTGCCTGCGGGACTGCGTATCATGCCGGTTTGGTAGGCAAATATGTCTTTGAAAACCTCCTGCGTCTCCCGGTGGAGGTAGACGTGGCCTCAGAATTTCGCTACCGCGATCCGCTGCTGGGGGAAGATACCCTGGTGGTTGTTATCAGCCAGTCCGGTGAAACAGCCGATACGCTGGCGGCCATGCGTCTTGCCAGGCAAAAGGGAAGCCCTGTGGTGGCCATCACCAATGTAGTGGGCAGTACCGTTTCCCGTGAAGCGGACCGGGTACTCTATACCTGGGCAGGCCCGGAAATTGCGGTGGCATCCACAAAAGCTTATACCACTCAGTTGGTTGTTCTCTACCTTCTGGCTCTGCAGTTGGGCCAGACCGCAGGGATTGTGGCGGAAGAAGAGATAAAAAACATGACTGAGGCTCTGCAAAACATTCCTGCTGATGTGGAACGCATACTGGAGCAGGAAGAATCCGTTAAAGACTTTGCCAACCATATTAAAGATTGGGAACATGCCTTTTTTATCGGACGTGGCCTTGATTACGCCGTAGCGTTGGAAGGCTCCCTTAAGTTAAAGGAGATTTCCTATATTCATGCCGAAGCATATGCCGCCGGTGAGCTAAAGCATGGCACACTGGCTTTGATTACCGAAAACATCCCCATAATCGCTTTGGCTACCCAACCTGCACTATACGAAAAGATGTGGAGTAACATTAAGGAAGTAAAGGCCCGCGATGCCTATGTTTTTGGGATAGTTACCGCAGGGGACGATGAAACCGAAAAAGAAGTAGATGTAATCTTTGCAATACCAAAAACTATTCCGATTCTTTCTCCAATCCTCTCTGTGATTCCTTTACAGTTAATTTCCTACCATGCATCGGTTTTGCGTGGTTGCGATGTTGATAAACCCAGGAATCTGGCAAAATCGGTAACAGTGGAATAA
- the cdaA gene encoding diadenylate cyclase CdaA, with amino-acid sequence MVERVMQLLTVLSWRDILDIVLVTFIFYKAIILIRGTRAEQLVKGLAVLLIATVLSGQLGLATFNWVLESVMTIGLVAIPIVFQPELRRGLETLGRGKIFTRSSYLYGEKDFEPMLDELIKAIQVLVKKKLGALIVLERETGLNEFIETGISIDGQISAELLINIFLSRSPLHDGAAIIRGNRLMAAGCYLPLTENPNLSKELGTRHRAALGVSEHSDAVAIIVSEETGVVSLTTNGKLTRYLDEKTLKQMLINLCKPPSNTLSFWQWRSTES; translated from the coding sequence ATGGTGGAGCGGGTTATGCAGCTGCTGACTGTGTTAAGTTGGCGCGATATTTTGGATATTGTCCTTGTTACATTCATTTTCTATAAAGCCATTATCCTCATCCGGGGGACCCGGGCCGAGCAGTTGGTTAAAGGCCTGGCTGTGCTGCTTATTGCCACGGTGTTAAGCGGTCAGCTGGGGCTGGCTACCTTTAACTGGGTTCTGGAATCGGTGATGACCATCGGTTTGGTGGCCATTCCCATTGTTTTTCAGCCGGAGCTTCGGCGCGGTTTGGAAACTCTGGGCCGCGGCAAGATATTTACCCGCAGCAGTTATCTCTACGGTGAAAAAGATTTCGAACCGATGCTCGATGAGCTGATTAAAGCCATTCAGGTACTGGTGAAAAAGAAGCTGGGCGCCCTCATTGTGTTGGAGAGGGAGACAGGCCTAAATGAATTTATTGAAACCGGCATTTCCATTGACGGGCAAATCAGTGCGGAACTTTTGATTAACATCTTTTTATCCCGCAGCCCCTTGCATGACGGCGCTGCCATTATCCGCGGCAACCGCCTGATGGCCGCCGGTTGCTATCTGCCCCTTACGGAAAATCCTAATCTCAGCAAGGAGCTGGGCACCCGGCACCGCGCCGCCTTAGGAGTTTCTGAACACTCCGATGCGGTGGCCATTATTGTTTCTGAGGAAACGGGTGTTGTCTCTCTGACCACCAATGGTAAGCTGACCCGCTACCTGGATGAAAAAACACTGAAGCAGATGCTTATTAACCTGTGTAAGCCGCCATCCAATACGCTCAGCTTCTGGCAATGGAGGTCGACGGAATCATGA
- a CDS encoding alanine/glycine:cation symporter family protein, whose amino-acid sequence MVFLQQVNARLQDFVGGPVMIVAIISTGLYLTLRSDFLQVRRFGAVLQETVLGLLKSEKSSKGDISPFQALTTALAATIGTGNIAGVATAITLGGPGAIFWMWVSAFFGMVTKYAEVVLAVHYRQTNPEGAVVGGPMYFLEHGLKMRILAVLFALFGSLAAFGIGNMVQANSVADAMNQAFAIPPLATGLILAAATAVVILGGIRRVAAITAKIVPLMAAFYMIGALVIIVLSIEQVPAAFAAIIGNAFTGRAAVGGFAGATILQAIRFGVARGIFTNEAGLGSASIAHAAARTDHPARQGLWGIFEVFFDTHVVCTITAVTILVTGVWTEGLEGAALTTAAFNQGLPGPGGYIVAIGLVFFSFSTLVAWSFYGEKCFEYLAGSRLVYVYRLVWIPLIPIGAIGGLRAVWALADTLNGLMAVPNLIGLWGLSGIVMGLTRDFFRKR is encoded by the coding sequence ATGGTGTTTCTGCAACAAGTAAATGCCCGGCTGCAGGATTTTGTGGGCGGACCGGTGATGATTGTGGCCATTATTTCCACCGGACTGTATCTGACACTGCGCTCGGACTTTTTGCAAGTGCGGCGTTTCGGTGCGGTGCTGCAGGAAACGGTGCTTGGCCTTTTAAAGTCGGAAAAGAGCAGTAAAGGAGATATCAGTCCGTTTCAGGCTCTGACCACAGCTCTGGCCGCCACCATAGGCACCGGCAATATTGCCGGGGTGGCCACCGCCATTACTCTGGGTGGCCCCGGAGCCATCTTTTGGATGTGGGTCTCGGCCTTTTTTGGCATGGTGACCAAGTATGCCGAAGTTGTGCTGGCCGTTCATTACCGGCAGACCAATCCGGAAGGTGCCGTGGTGGGCGGGCCCATGTATTTTCTGGAGCATGGCCTGAAAATGCGCATTCTGGCGGTTCTCTTTGCCCTGTTTGGATCTCTGGCCGCTTTTGGCATCGGCAATATGGTTCAGGCCAATTCTGTAGCTGATGCCATGAACCAGGCTTTTGCTATCCCGCCGCTGGCCACCGGCCTTATTCTCGCTGCGGCTACCGCTGTGGTGATTCTGGGCGGCATCCGCCGTGTGGCGGCCATAACAGCTAAAATTGTTCCCTTAATGGCTGCATTTTATATGATAGGTGCCCTGGTGATTATCGTCCTTTCCATAGAGCAGGTGCCCGCCGCTTTTGCAGCCATCATCGGCAACGCTTTTACCGGCCGAGCCGCCGTTGGCGGTTTTGCGGGAGCCACAATTTTGCAGGCTATTCGTTTTGGCGTGGCCCGGGGCATCTTTACCAACGAAGCGGGACTGGGCAGCGCCTCCATTGCCCACGCCGCCGCCCGCACCGACCATCCTGCCCGACAGGGTCTGTGGGGTATTTTTGAAGTGTTTTTTGATACCCATGTGGTATGTACCATCACCGCAGTTACCATTCTGGTGACCGGTGTCTGGACCGAAGGTCTGGAAGGTGCAGCGCTCACCACCGCAGCTTTTAACCAGGGCCTGCCTGGTCCCGGCGGCTACATTGTGGCCATTGGCCTGGTGTTTTTCTCTTTTTCCACCTTGGTGGCCTGGTCTTTTTACGGCGAGAAATGCTTTGAGTATTTGGCGGGCAGCCGCTTGGTCTATGTTTACCGGTTGGTCTGGATTCCCCTGATACCCATTGGAGCCATAGGGGGGTTGCGGGCGGTCTGGGCTCTGGCCGATACCCTAAACGGCCTGATGGCTGTTCCCAACCTCATTGGGTTATGGGGGCTAAGCGGTATTGTCATGGGGCTTACCCGTGACTTTTTCCGGAAGCGGTAA
- the glmM gene encoding phosphoglucosamine mutase has protein sequence MGKMFGTDGIRGVANRELTPEIAYKMGRVAGYVLAKNNNGGNDFIIARDTRVSGQMLEGALVAGLTSVGVNVHLAGVISTPAAAYLTKELDGCGGVMISASHNAYPDNGIKFFSADGFKLPDRVEEEMETLYFQEVDNLPRPEAGDVGRVCHDTTAEERYLKYLLSTVPCRFDGIKIVLDCANGAAFRLGPQAFQTLGADVIAINDAPDGVNINHNCGSTYPEAIGQAIRENNAQLGFTFDGDADRVLAVDEAGNLVDGDAIMTILAMSLKEKGLLKNNAVVATVMSNLGLEKAAQAQDFKLLRTKVGDRYVLEQMQAGGYCIGGEQSGHIILLDYNTTGDGVLTALQLAAVVAEKNQSLSQLASHFTRYPQVLVNCRVGSREGWDTNSRIKQAMQDVEEKLAGRGRLLVRPSGTEPLIRVMLEGQDEEELNVMANGLAEIIKEEQA, from the coding sequence ATGGGAAAAATGTTTGGCACAGACGGAATCCGCGGTGTTGCCAACCGGGAACTGACGCCGGAAATTGCTTATAAAATGGGCAGAGTAGCCGGATATGTACTGGCAAAGAATAATAACGGCGGCAATGATTTTATTATTGCCCGTGATACCCGGGTTTCCGGGCAAATGCTGGAAGGTGCCCTGGTTGCCGGCCTTACTTCGGTAGGAGTTAATGTGCATCTTGCGGGAGTGATTTCCACTCCGGCTGCAGCTTACCTTACCAAAGAGTTGGATGGTTGCGGCGGTGTAATGATCTCCGCCTCCCATAACGCCTATCCGGATAACGGTATTAAATTTTTTAGTGCCGACGGTTTTAAGCTCCCTGACAGAGTAGAGGAAGAAATGGAAACCCTTTACTTTCAGGAAGTTGATAACCTGCCGCGCCCGGAAGCCGGTGATGTTGGCCGGGTTTGCCATGACACTACCGCGGAGGAGCGCTACCTTAAATATCTTTTATCTACTGTGCCTTGTCGTTTTGACGGCATTAAAATTGTCCTGGACTGTGCCAACGGCGCAGCATTTCGCCTGGGGCCCCAGGCATTTCAAACCCTTGGTGCAGACGTAATTGCAATTAATGACGCTCCCGACGGGGTTAACATCAATCATAACTGCGGCTCTACCTATCCGGAAGCCATTGGTCAGGCTATCCGCGAAAACAACGCTCAGCTTGGTTTTACATTTGACGGGGATGCCGATCGGGTTTTAGCCGTTGATGAAGCAGGAAACCTGGTAGACGGTGATGCCATTATGACCATCTTAGCCATGTCCCTTAAGGAAAAAGGGCTTCTGAAAAATAATGCGGTGGTTGCCACTGTGATGAGTAACTTAGGTCTGGAGAAAGCTGCACAGGCGCAGGATTTCAAACTGCTGCGCACAAAAGTAGGTGACCGCTACGTTCTGGAGCAAATGCAGGCGGGGGGCTATTGTATCGGCGGAGAACAATCCGGCCATATCATTTTGTTGGATTACAACACCACCGGTGACGGTGTGTTAACTGCTCTGCAACTGGCTGCAGTGGTAGCAGAAAAAAATCAGTCCCTGTCCCAGCTTGCTTCTCACTTTACCCGTTATCCTCAGGTCTTGGTAAATTGCCGTGTTGGCTCCCGCGAAGGTTGGGATACAAACAGCCGCATCAAACAGGCAATGCAGGATGTGGAAGAAAAACTGGCGGGCCGGGGCCGGTTGCTGGTACGCCCCTCGGGAACTGAGCCTTTAATCCGTGTGATGCTTGAGGGTCAGGATGAAGAAGAGTTGAATGTGATGGCAAACGGCCTGGCGGAGATTATTAAAGAAGAACAGGCTTAA
- the amrS gene encoding AmmeMemoRadiSam system radical SAM enzyme translates to MHEALFYKKKRPGVHCELCPQFCRLKNGELGVCGVRQEEEGKLYSLNYGICAGMALDPIEKKPLYHYQPGRQVFSVGTLGCNLGCGFCQNWHLARKAPGVQTVRLTPKQLVARLDEAAAQNPVGMAYTYSEPGMWFEYVLDTAKLVREKGLKNIMVTNGFLNEEPLIHLLPLIDAFNIDVKAFRDEYYREHCKGRLEPVLRYVEIAAQSAHVELTYLVVPTLNDREEDIRRFTDWVAGINPAIPVHFSRYYPQHEFKLPPTPVEVMEHIRSVALEKLNYVYLGNLPGSEAANTFCPQCGKEVVSRDGYRVENLLQAGNCAQCGWNIEVHEE, encoded by the coding sequence ATGCATGAAGCGCTTTTTTATAAAAAGAAAAGGCCGGGAGTGCACTGTGAACTCTGCCCGCAGTTTTGCCGCTTAAAAAACGGGGAGTTAGGTGTTTGCGGCGTACGGCAGGAAGAGGAGGGGAAGCTGTATTCCTTAAATTACGGCATCTGTGCCGGGATGGCGCTGGACCCCATTGAGAAAAAACCGCTGTACCATTATCAGCCCGGCCGCCAGGTGTTTTCTGTGGGAACTTTGGGTTGTAACCTGGGCTGCGGTTTTTGCCAGAACTGGCATCTGGCCAGAAAAGCGCCCGGTGTACAGACAGTCCGGCTTACCCCCAAGCAGCTTGTAGCCCGCCTTGATGAAGCCGCGGCGCAAAATCCGGTGGGTATGGCCTATACCTATTCGGAGCCGGGAATGTGGTTTGAATATGTTTTGGATACTGCAAAGCTGGTCCGGGAAAAGGGATTAAAAAATATTATGGTCACCAATGGTTTTCTTAACGAAGAGCCCCTTATTCATTTGCTCCCCTTAATTGATGCTTTCAATATTGATGTGAAAGCTTTCCGTGATGAATACTATCGTGAACACTGCAAAGGGCGTCTGGAGCCTGTGCTGCGTTATGTGGAAATCGCCGCCCAATCCGCCCATGTTGAGCTGACCTATCTGGTGGTTCCCACGCTAAATGACCGGGAAGAAGATATCCGCCGCTTCACCGATTGGGTGGCAGGGATTAACCCCGCCATCCCCGTTCACTTTTCCCGTTACTATCCTCAGCATGAATTTAAGCTGCCGCCCACCCCCGTTGAGGTCATGGAGCATATCCGCAGCGTGGCCCTGGAGAAATTAAACTATGTGTATCTGGGTAATCTGCCGGGAAGCGAGGCTGCCAATACTTTTTGCCCGCAATGCGGAAAAGAGGTTGTCAGCCGTGACGGCTACCGGGTAGAAAACCTTCTGCAAGCCGGCAATTGTGCCCAGTGCGGCTGGAATATTGAAGTGCATGAAGAATAA